Proteins from a genomic interval of Nostoc sp. TCL240-02:
- a CDS encoding FAD/NAD(P)-binding protein — protein MSETFKPKKIAILGGGISSLTTAYELTSQSGWDSLYDITIYQTGWRLGGKCATGRNIKPHTPNSEPDYRIEEHGLHIFFGFYENAFRLLKQCYDELGGNGPFSTIEDAFKPHSLIVLEEYINKNWKTLPFDFPTNSLVPWEGGGISSLWEHICTTIEFVIQTYGVIDDYSQSKSTKSSSTSFAKQMALGKEVMECLSDSSLLQFPSQLIQLFLQQPMFWGGWLNNINQFIGNILQNLDLTSEKVFLNLAYNLAKSLPKNTKTHRREHHQLILKLIDRFKEHLISEIESKIGQNPDMLWRLTLIDLALANIRGLFVDEIIDFRSLDSLDEYNYKDWLLKHGARESSVKSAFIRVLYDLVYGFPEGNTDKPQLAAGTAIRVLTTILFKYNGAIMWKMQSGMADVVITPLYEVLKRRGVKFKFFHVVKQLHLDQNQQSIASITLARQVNLKNPKQEYQPLITVKDIRCWPSEPLYDQIVDEEAQKLQDQEINLESYWTPWQNVDKITLTKGNDFDIVLLGISIAALPSICSELLHAKKNPAHQKWSEMLTQVKTVTTQGGQIWLKPTLSQLGWQQPSPVLGAYVEPLDVYADMSELVQRENWPSDYYPYNAAYFTGVIADPGIPPHTAYDFPDKAQKKVQQEAINFLNNHIGQLWPDATQPKNPQGLNWDLLIDFQNRQAVERFKAQYWRVNINPSERYVLSVPGSSKHRLKTDESGFDNLYLAGDWINNGYNSGCVEATVMSAMQATRAILNQCFHIKYTKEIIGEWDSWL, from the coding sequence ATGTCTGAAACCTTTAAGCCCAAAAAAATCGCTATTTTAGGCGGTGGAATATCATCCCTAACCACTGCTTATGAATTAACCAGTCAATCAGGGTGGGATAGTCTCTACGATATTACTATTTATCAAACAGGTTGGCGTTTGGGTGGTAAATGTGCAACTGGACGCAATATCAAACCCCATACACCCAATTCTGAACCAGACTATCGCATCGAAGAACACGGACTGCACATTTTTTTTGGATTCTACGAAAATGCTTTTCGTCTACTCAAGCAATGCTACGACGAATTAGGTGGTAACGGGCCTTTCAGCACCATAGAAGACGCATTCAAGCCTCACAGTCTCATCGTCTTAGAAGAATACATCAATAAAAATTGGAAAACTTTACCTTTTGATTTTCCTACCAATTCTCTAGTTCCTTGGGAAGGCGGCGGCATTTCTTCCCTTTGGGAACATATCTGCACAACCATTGAATTTGTCATTCAGACTTACGGAGTAATTGATGATTATAGTCAGTCAAAGTCTACCAAAAGTTCTTCAACATCTTTTGCCAAACAAATGGCATTAGGCAAAGAGGTAATGGAATGTTTATCAGATAGTAGTCTCTTACAGTTTCCTAGCCAGTTGATTCAGTTATTTCTCCAACAACCCATGTTTTGGGGAGGATGGCTGAACAATATCAACCAATTTATTGGTAATATCCTTCAAAACCTAGATTTGACTTCTGAAAAAGTATTTTTAAATCTTGCCTACAACCTAGCTAAATCACTTCCCAAAAATACCAAAACTCACAGACGCGAACATCATCAGTTAATTCTTAAGCTCATAGACCGCTTTAAAGAACACTTAATCTCTGAGATAGAATCTAAGATTGGGCAAAACCCTGATATGTTGTGGCGTTTAACACTCATCGATTTAGCATTAGCAAACATCCGGGGTTTGTTTGTCGATGAGATAATTGATTTTCGTTCCCTAGACAGTTTAGATGAGTACAACTACAAAGACTGGCTACTAAAACACGGAGCTAGAGAATCAAGCGTTAAATCAGCATTTATTCGCGTCTTATACGATTTAGTGTATGGTTTTCCAGAAGGTAATACCGATAAACCCCAACTAGCAGCCGGAACAGCTATTCGTGTCCTCACCACTATCTTGTTCAAATACAATGGCGCAATCATGTGGAAAATGCAATCAGGGATGGCAGATGTAGTCATCACTCCACTATATGAAGTGCTAAAGCGTCGTGGTGTAAAATTCAAGTTCTTCCATGTTGTCAAGCAGTTACATTTGGATCAAAATCAGCAATCAATTGCCAGTATAACTTTGGCTCGTCAAGTAAATTTAAAAAACCCAAAGCAAGAATATCAACCACTTATCACAGTTAAAGACATTCGTTGTTGGCCTAGTGAACCTCTTTACGATCAGATTGTCGATGAAGAAGCCCAAAAACTCCAAGACCAAGAAATTAACCTTGAGTCATATTGGACACCTTGGCAGAATGTAGATAAAATTACCCTCACTAAAGGCAATGATTTTGATATTGTGTTGCTGGGAATTTCTATAGCCGCTTTACCCTCCATTTGCAGTGAATTGCTCCATGCTAAAAAAAATCCGGCTCACCAAAAATGGAGCGAGATGTTAACGCAAGTCAAAACAGTAACTACTCAAGGCGGACAAATATGGCTGAAGCCTACCTTATCGCAATTAGGATGGCAACAACCTAGCCCTGTGCTAGGAGCTTACGTTGAACCACTTGATGTCTATGCAGATATGAGCGAGTTAGTACAACGAGAAAATTGGCCTTCCGATTATTATCCTTACAATGCAGCTTATTTCACGGGTGTAATTGCAGATCCAGGGATTCCTCCCCACACAGCTTATGATTTTCCAGATAAAGCTCAAAAAAAGGTACAACAAGAAGCAATTAACTTCCTGAATAATCACATCGGACAGCTTTGGCCTGATGCTACTCAGCCAAAAAATCCCCAAGGATTGAATTGGGATTTACTAATAGATTTTCAAAACCGTCAGGCAGTAGAACGCTTTAAAGCTCAATACTGGCGAGTTAACATTAACCCATCAGAACGATATGTGCTGTCTGTACCTGGAAGTAGCAAGCATCGGCTCAAAACTGATGAATCTGGGTTTGATAACCTTTATCTAGCTGGCGACTGGATTAACAACGGTTACAATTCCGGTTGTGTAGAAGCTACAGTCATGTCTGCAATGCAAGCAACACGAGCTATTCTAAACCAATGCTTCCATATAAAATACACCAAAGAAATTATTGGTGAGTGGGATTCTTGGTTATAA